From Trichomycterus rosablanca isolate fTriRos1 chromosome 27, fTriRos1.hap1, whole genome shotgun sequence, a single genomic window includes:
- the tssc4 gene encoding U5 small nuclear ribonucleoprotein TSSC4, giving the protein MKDPKIKDDTPNTLSNRDTIDLPDDASLSESDPEESVEAFSRKVEELSSSSDEEVVQPASQVSESSSFRLAGGSLGFSYRSRNIFDQLDGAVKLNSTPLAEDNIMDGTFARPAPPSPPQSAPMKSGEPDKTKKASSAKKVPDYLIHPERWTCYNLDDTPETSDRQNSQVALQFIQGLRDRKRSLDAGADSFSPNFNQGLSSSSEHKIIFSKPSQASKDEGPSPQKLERAKVKELDLIHLDAGQDEEEDRKTASAQPEHDRKEKRQRMSEEKDDQEKERAGDPTFHSGKKVNRKNFRKAVEEEDEG; this is encoded by the exons ATGAAAGACCCAAAGATTAAAGATGACACTCCCAACACCCTGTCTAACAGAGACACCATCGACCTGCCTGATGATGCCTCTTTGAGTGAATCAGATCCTGAAGAGTCCGTAGAGGCCTTCAGCAGAAAGGTGGAGGAACTGTCTTCTTCCTCTGATGAGGAGGTCGTTCAGCCTGCCAGCCAAGTTTCTGAATCTTCATCTTTCAG GTTGGCTGGTGGAAGTTTGGGTTTCTCGTACCGCAGCAGGAACATCTTTGATCAGCTGGATGGTGCTGTAAAACTCAATTCAACCCCCTTGGCTGAAGACAACATCATGGATGGTACTTTCGCTCGGCCCGCTCCACCATCACCCCCTCAGTCTGCTCCCATGAAATCTGGTGAACCAGACAAAACCAAGAAAGCTTCATCAGCCAAGAAAGTACCAGATTACCTGATTCACCCCGAGCGCTGGACCTGCTACAACCTGGACGACACTCCTGAAACCAGTGATAGACAAAACAGCCAGGTGGCCCTTCAGTTCATCCAGGGATTACGGGACCGTAAGAGAAGCCTGGACGCCGGTGCGGATTCTTTCAGCCCCAACTTTAATCAAGGCCTCAGCAGCAGCTCTGAGCACAAGATTATCTTCTCCAAGCCCAGTCAAGCCTCCAAAGATGAAGGTCCGAGCCCACAGAAGCTGGAGCGAGCTAAAGTGAAAGAGCTTGATTTGATCCATTTAGATGCTGGCCAAGATGAGGAGGAAGATAGAAAAACAGCTTCTGCTCAACCAGAACATGATAGAAAGGAGAAAAGACAGAGGATGTCAGAGGAGAAAGATGACCAAGAAAAAGAAAGGGCTGGTGACCCTACCTTCCATAGCGGCAAGAAGGTGAACCGCAAGAATTTCCGCAAAGCAGTTGAGGAAGAGGATGAGGGCTAA